In the genome of Meles meles chromosome 4, mMelMel3.1 paternal haplotype, whole genome shotgun sequence, one region contains:
- the LRRC3 gene encoding leucine-rich repeat-containing protein 3: protein MGPVGKQSPSSLPAPAGGSCLILLFCLRLGASCPQSCQCPEHAGAVAVHCSARGLQEVPKDIPANAVLLKLDANQLSHVPNGAFQHLHQLRELDLSQNIIETIGPAAFSGLAGGLRLLDLSRNRIRRIPKDALGKLSAKIRLSHNPLHCECALQEALWELKLDPESVDEIACHTAAQEEFVGQPLIQALDSGVSFCSTHRRTTDVAMLVTMFGWFAMVTTYVVYYVRQNQEDARRHLEYLKSLPSAPVSKDPTGPAP, encoded by the coding sequence ATGGGCCCCGTGGGCAAGCAGAGCCCCTCATCTCTGCCGGCCCCCGCGGGAGGGTCCTGCCTCATCCTCCTGTTCTGCCTGCGCCTGGGCGCGTCCTGCCCGCAGAGCTGCCAGTGCCCCGAGCACGCGGGGGCCGTGGCCGTCCACTGCAGCGCGAGGGGCCTGCAGGAGGTCCCCAAGGACATCCCCGCCAACGCCGTGCTCCTGAAGCTTGATGCCAACCAGCTCAGCCACGTCCCCAACGGAGCCTTCCAGCACCTGCACCAGCTGAGGGAGCTGGACTTGTCCCAGAACATCATCGAGACCATCGGCCCCGCCGCCTTCTCGGGCCTGGCCGGGGGCCTGCGGCTGCTGGACCTGTCCCGTAACCGCATCCGCAGGATTCCCAAGGACGCCCTGGGCAAGCTCAGCGCCAAGATCCGCCTTTCCCACAACCCCCTGCACTGCGAGTGTGCCCTGCAGGAGGCCCTGTGGGAGCTCAAGCTGGACCCCGAGTCCGTGGACGAGATCGCCTGCCACACGGCCGCGCAGGAGGAGTTCGTGGGGCAGCCGCTGATCCAGGCTCTGGACTCCGGGGTCAGCTTCTGCAGCACCCACCGCAGGACCACGGACGTGGCCATGCTGGTCACCATGTTCGGCTGGTTCGCCATGGTGACCACCTACGTCGTGTACTATGTGCGCCAGAACCAGGAGGACGCCAGGCGGCACCTGGAGTACCTGAAGTCCCTGCCCAGCGCCCCCGTGTCCAAGGACCCCACCGGTCCCGCGCCCTAG